From the genome of Sediminibacter sp. Hel_I_10:
GTTTCGTGTTGAAGCTGTTGCTTCTTGTCTGTATCTATTGTTGATAGAAGAATTTCTACGTCCTGTAGTCGCTACGGCACCTCTTCTGCTATTTACGCGTACTGGTTGTCTATAATTATTAGCATAAGGTCTGTAGTACGCATGTCTCACTGGCACATAATTTCTTCTATAGGGTCTTGTGTTTACAATACAATACTGTCTTGCAGGCACAACGTAATAATTATGCCAAGGTCTATAGACATAACTTCTGTTGTAAACATTGATAAAACCAGTATAGTGAGAGAAAGCTCTATGTGTGTTGTAATACACATATAATCCTCCAACTCGATTAATACGGTCAAAGTTGTTATATCTAATAATAACGTCACCTACTTGGTTAACACGACCATAATAATCATAAAACACTGGTACGTTTTCAATTTGTACGATGGCACCAAAATCATCATACTGCACGTAAGGATTGTAATCATATCCAGTGTTAAAACTTATGGAGACGTTAGGCGTATTAATGCCTACATTAACATTTGGGCCATAATTAGGCATGTAAAAGTCAAATTGACCATCTGGGAAAACAGAGAATTCTACTCCTCCTTCAACGAAAATGAAAGAATTGCCGTAACCTCTATTATAACGATTAGAAGAATTTGAATCTGAGGTCTCGATAGATGTTGCGTTCGCTCCTGTGACTACTAAGAGCATCGCCGTAAATAGTGTTGCTAATTTTTTCATGATCGTAAAGTTTTAATTGTTACGATAGGATAAAAACAATTAGCGTGCCAAAAAACCGAATCAAGTATTATGTTTCTGATATACAGATGAATAAAATATTTTATTGAGTTTCGATAAGCTTAAAATATAATTCAGAAGCCATTGAAATGTAAATAAATCATCAAATTTTTGTTAATATATATCTTCGGTTTTATACATTTCAATTTGATAAAACTGTAATTTCGTTTTTACCTAAATAAACATAATGACATTGACAGAATTCGCACCTATCATAGAAGTTATTGAGGAAGCCTACGAAATCCCGCACCTCAATGCGACGCGAAAAATATCGGCAGTTTTGCCATACGATTATTATCAAACCGATAAGCGCTATCCGGTACTATATCTTCAAGACGGACAAAATCTATTTAATCCATTAGCTCTCTATGGAGATTGGGCCATAGATAAGTCTATGGAAAAATTGGCCGAGGAAGGTATGAGCGATATCGTAATTATTGCCATTGATCATGGTGAAGAGGAACGTATTAATGAGTATTTGCCTTATTATCACCCAAGATTTGGAGAAGGAAAAGGGAACTTTTACATCCAATTTATGATTGAGCGCCTGATACCCTATATTAACAATAACTTTAGAACTTTAACCGATTTTGAAAACACAGGAATTGGTGGCAGTTCTATGGGTGGACTTATAAGTCTTCATGCAGGGCTTTCTAATCCTGGAGTATTTGGGAAAATGATGATTTTTTCACCAAGCTTATGGATCTCTAAAACTATTTTTAATAACACCAAGTCTTTTGAGCCGTTAGAGGAATCAAAGATTTATCTTTATTCTGGCGGAAAAGAGAGTATAGAACACCTGCCAAATGCTCAAAAACTAGGGAGCATTATCAAAGAAAAAATGATCAAAGGCCATCGCATCGATTTTCATTTTTCCATTAATGAAATGGGGAATCATGCGGAAGTCCATTGGCGCGAAGAATTTCCTAAGGCCGTAAAATGGCTTTTTTTTAACTCATAACTATGACATACCAGCAAGCTAAAAACTTAACGACTTCAACAGATTATATTCTCCCTTGCCGTGCTTCGGAAATAGATCAAATCAAGAGTTATATTCCTATAGAAAAACCAGATTTTGACGGCGCTTTTGGAAGCTATCAATTGCTTTATGGCGCTGATGGTAATCGAATTTACCTTTTAGGTTTAGGAGGAGATAAGCACACTCCCAAAATAGAGGAGGCGTTTAGAAAATTAGCTTTTGAAACTCAAAAATTCTGGGGGAAGAACATTCAGGTATACGCTGAGAGCTTAACCCATCACGATATTAAAAAGGCTGTTATTGGTTTGGAAATGGCGACATATCATATTGCTGCTTTTAAATCTGAAATAAAACAGCAAGAAGCGCCAACAATAACATTTGTTTCAAGTTTTAAAGACATTGCTACAATTTTAAAGGAAGGTCAGTACACTGGAGCAACTATTAACCGCATAAAATCATTGGTTGATGCTCCTCCAAATGTCAAAACTCCGGAATATTTAGGGGATTGGGCAAAGTCTTCCGCAGAAAACTCAAATTACAAATGCACTGTTATTAAAGGAGAAGCTCTAAAAAATCAGGGGTTTGAAGCAGTGATTTCCGTAGGGAAAGGAAGTGTTCACCCACCAGTTGTGATCGTATCTGAATATTATGGTGCAAAAAAAGATGCGGTAGATATCGCATTGGTAGGCAAGGGCATTACGTTTGATTCTGGAGGTCTGTCTATTAAACCCTCAACCAATCTTCATTACATGAAAAGTGATATGGGAGGTGCAGCCGTAGTACTGGGTGTTATTGAGCTTATAGCAAAATTGAAGCTGAAAATTAATGTGGTTGGAGTAGTAGCTTCCGCAGAAAATGCAGTAGATGGTAACAGCTATCGTCCTGGAGATGTGATTAATTCGTATTCAGGCAAAACTATTGAAATCATAGATACCGATGCCGAAGGACGTTTGGTTCTAGCAGATGCTTTGAGTTTTGTAAATCAAAAATTTAAACCCACATATTTAATTGATTTGGCAACTTTAACCGGTGGTGTTGTTCGTGCCTTAGGGTATTCCGCAGCAGGCATGTTTACCAAAAACCAAGAGATGGCCGAAGAAATGTCCAGCTTAGGAAATACGGTGCATGAACGTGTTTGGCAATTGCCATTATATGAGGATTTTGAAAGTGATCTTCACTCTGATATAGCCGACATTAGAAATTTTAGTGGCAAGTCCATAGCAGGTGCTATCAATGCCGCAAAATTTTTAGAAGTTTTTACAGACGCACATTACCGTTGGATGCATTTGGATATTGCTGGAGTTTCTTTTGGAGATTCTCCCTATGCTAAAATGAAAAGTGCTTCAGGTTATGGCATCCAATTGATTACAGCATTTATAACGTCTAAAGTCTCAAAATAATATCAGATTTTTCGTAATTTTAACGGGATATCTTATTTGATATTTTTAATTCAGATGGTGATGATATCAATTTAAAAATATGATTATCAATTTATGAAATACTTTAATTAAACTAAAAACACATGTCAAAGCTGCAATTGAATTTTCTCTGTATTTCTACATATTACAAGGGTGTTGATTTTTTGAAAACCTGTAAAGCCGATGGGAATCATGTGTATTTATTAACCAAAAAGAAATTGGAACATGAGGCTTGGCCTTGGGAAGCTATAGACGATGTATTTTACATAGAAGATTGGAATCAAAATGACGTTGTAAAAGGGATTGCCTATCAATTTAGAAACATAAAGTTTGATCGTTTTGTGGCTTTAGATGATTTTGATGTGGAAAAAGTTGCCTTGCTGCGGGAGCATTTTAGATTACCAGGTATGGGAAGAACAACGGCCCATTATTTTAGAGACAAGTTGGCAATGCGCATGAAGGCTAAAGAAGAAGGCGTGAATGTACCTGAGTTTACGTCGCTTTTTTATGATAATGATATCAATGCTTACGCAGATCGTGTGGAGGCACCTTGGTTACTTAAACCTCGTATGGAAGCCAGTGCTACGGGAATAAAAAAAATTCATAGTAAAGA
Proteins encoded in this window:
- a CDS encoding alpha/beta hydrolase, which translates into the protein MTLTEFAPIIEVIEEAYEIPHLNATRKISAVLPYDYYQTDKRYPVLYLQDGQNLFNPLALYGDWAIDKSMEKLAEEGMSDIVIIAIDHGEEERINEYLPYYHPRFGEGKGNFYIQFMIERLIPYINNNFRTLTDFENTGIGGSSMGGLISLHAGLSNPGVFGKMMIFSPSLWISKTIFNNTKSFEPLEESKIYLYSGGKESIEHLPNAQKLGSIIKEKMIKGHRIDFHFSINEMGNHAEVHWREEFPKAVKWLFFNS
- a CDS encoding M17 family metallopeptidase; this encodes MTYQQAKNLTTSTDYILPCRASEIDQIKSYIPIEKPDFDGAFGSYQLLYGADGNRIYLLGLGGDKHTPKIEEAFRKLAFETQKFWGKNIQVYAESLTHHDIKKAVIGLEMATYHIAAFKSEIKQQEAPTITFVSSFKDIATILKEGQYTGATINRIKSLVDAPPNVKTPEYLGDWAKSSAENSNYKCTVIKGEALKNQGFEAVISVGKGSVHPPVVIVSEYYGAKKDAVDIALVGKGITFDSGGLSIKPSTNLHYMKSDMGGAAVVLGVIELIAKLKLKINVVGVVASAENAVDGNSYRPGDVINSYSGKTIEIIDTDAEGRLVLADALSFVNQKFKPTYLIDLATLTGGVVRALGYSAAGMFTKNQEMAEEMSSLGNTVHERVWQLPLYEDFESDLHSDIADIRNFSGKSIAGAINAAKFLEVFTDAHYRWMHLDIAGVSFGDSPYAKMKSASGYGIQLITAFITSKVSK